One segment of Mesoplodon densirostris isolate mMesDen1 chromosome 6, mMesDen1 primary haplotype, whole genome shotgun sequence DNA contains the following:
- the IFNB1 gene encoding interferon beta — protein MTHRCILQIALLLCFSTTALSTSYRLLQFQQRSSSLACQKLLLQLLQLPGMPQHCLEERMDFKVPDEIKQPQQFQKEDAVLVIYEMLQQIFCILRRNFSSTGWTETISEKNLLAEVSRQMDRLETILGEIMEKENFTGVNMTILHLKKYYLQIVQYLKSKEYSNCAWTVVRVEILRNFSFLNHLTDYLHN, from the coding sequence ATGACCCACAGGTGCATCCTCCAAATTGCTCTCCTGTTGTGTTTCTCCACCACAGCTCTTTCCACGAGCTACAGATTGCTTCAATTCCAACAAAGGAGCAGCAGTTTGGCGTGTCAGAAActcctgctgcagctgctgcagtTACCTGGAATGCCTCAACATTGCCTCGAGGAGAGGATGGACTTCAAGGTCCCTGATGAGATTAAGCAACCACAGCAGTTCCAGAAGGAAGACGCCGTATTGGTCATCTATGAGATGCTCCAGCAGATCTTTTGTATTCTCAGAAGAAATTTCTCTAGCACCGGCTGGACCGAGACCATCAGTGAGAAGAACCTCCTTGCGGAAGTCTCTCGGCAGATGGATCGTCTGGAGACAATACTGGGGGAAATAATGGAGAAGGAAAACTTCACCGGGGTAAACATGACCATTCTTCACCTGAAGAAATATTACCTGCAGATCGTGCAGTACCTGAAGTCCAAGGAGTACAGCAACTGTGCCTGGACAGTAGTGCGAGTGGAAATCCTCAGGAACTTTTCCTTCCTTAACCACCTTACAGACTACCTCCATAATTGA